The genomic stretch CCACCCTTCCCTTAATAATGTCTTCGACCACAGAAGGATCCAGCAGGGTGGAAGTATCTCCCATATTATCAAAGCTTCCTTCCGCCACTTTTCTCAGGATTCTTCGCATGATCTTACCGGAACGGGTCTTTGGTAAACCCGATACGATCTGGATCTTGTCCGGCTTGGCGATAGGCCCAATGATCTTACTGATGGTATCCTTGATCTCTCCTTTAAGGTTTTCTTCTGTTCTGTTTTTCATATCACAGATCACGTAGGCATAGATTCCCTGTCCTTTGACCTCATGGGGATAACCCACCACGGCAGATTCGATCACTTTAGGGTGCTCGTTGATAGCATTTTCTACTTCGGCCGTTCCCATGCGGTGGCCGGAGACATTGATCACGTCATCCACACGGCCCAGGATTCGGTAATAGCCATCGTGGTCTCTCTTCACGCCATCACCTGTAAAATACATCCCCGGATAGGCCGAGAAATACGTTTGCTTGCAACGCTCATGGTCACCGTAAGTTGTCCGGATCATGCCCGGCCAGGGGAATTTTATACAAAGGTTGCCCTCCACAGAATTGCCTTTCAGCACCTTTCCTTCCGGATCCACAATTTCCAGCTGCACGCCCGGCAGAGGCAGGGTGGCATAGGCCGGCTTGGTGGGGGTTACGCCCGCCAATGGTGAAACCATGATCCCGCCGGTTTCGGTCTGCCACCAGGTATCCACGATCGGGCAGCGGTTTTTACCAATGTGTGTATGGTACCAGTGCCAAGCTTCCTCGTTAATGGGTTCACCTACTGATCCCAGTACTTTGAGCGAATCCAGTTTGTAAGGTTCGATAGGTTTGGTACCGTGTGCTTCCAATGCCCGAATAGCGGTTGGTGCCGTATAAAACTGATTGACTTTATATTTATCCACAATGGCCCAAAACCTTCCGGCATCCGGATAGGTGGGTACACCTTCAAACATGATGGAAGTAGCACCGGCCAAAAGCGGACCGTACACGATATAGGAGTGGCCGGTAATCCATCCGATATCCGCAGTACACCAGTACACATCCCCTGGCGAGTATTGGAATACATTTTCAAACGTGTACTTTGAATATACCATGTATCCACCCGTGGTATGTACCACGCCTTTGGGCTTTCCAGTGGATCCTGAGGTGTACAGGATGAAGAGCATATCCTCACTGTCCATCACTTCCGCCTCGTTGGTATCTGGCTGTTCTTTGATGGCATCATGCCACCAGATATCGCGGCCTTCGACCATATTGATATCCTGTTTTGTTCTTTGATAGACCATCACCGTTTCCACGGTAGAGGTTCTTTCGAGCGCCTCATCCACCACGGCCTTTACCGCTATTTTTTTAGTACCGCGGAAGTTTCCGTCTGAGGTAAGCACTGCCTTTGCCTCGCAGTCATTGATCCTATCGGAAAGAGCATTGCTGGAAAAACCCGCAAAAACCACCGAATGGACTGCTCCGATCCGCGCACAGGCCAGCATCGCAATGGCTGCTTCAGGGACCATCGGCATATAGATGATTACTTTATCCCCTTTGCCGATTCCTTTGGATTTTAAGGCATTGGAAAACTTGCAGACTTCATGGTAAAGCTGACGGTAAGTAAGCGTCCTACCTTCCTCATTCGGGTCGTTGGGTTCCCAAATGATGGCTGGACGATCGCCCATTACAAAAAGGTGTCGCTCAAGAATATTTTCAGTGATATTTACTTTTCCATTCACAAACCACTTCACATCGGGACCTTCAAAGTTCCAGTCCAACACTTTATCCCATCGCTTTTTCCAGTGAAAGGAATCCGCTATTCTGGCCCAAAAACTTTCCGGTTCCGTGACACTTTTTTGATACTCATGGAAATAACCACTAAGGGTATGAATTCTATCACTCATCGTCAAATAATGATTTTAGGTTTTATTATTAATTCAATTTTGCCTTGTCGAACACGACTGCACAAACGAAATATTTTACTCAACTGGTTTTTATTAAAGGAAAATTTCCAAAAAGAACCAATCGATTTTCAATATTTAATCATTCCTAAATCTAAGCAATTAATTGTTTTTTTCTAGGAGAAAGCAGGAGGGTTTTTGAAGTAAATTACTTTTTCTTCTTCAGCCTTTCAGGATTTTGGCGTGCTATCCCTGATTGGTGTTGACCGGATTAATCATTGGTTTTTATTGTCAAACATTATAATAATTGGTCTTTCCCTAGATGAAAGTTTTGACCGATTCCTTTCAAACCTTTCCAAGCTTTTGCCCATTATTGGTTATGACGGGGGCTATGCCCAGGCAGGGACTCAATGTTTCTTAGTATCGGCAGAAAACCGGTACAACCGCCTCTTAGTGTTGTCCCACCGTCTCTGACGCGGGAGCTCAAAGACTGAGCCTCCCGACTCAACCTTATGTTTTTGCTATCTGCATTTTTACTTTACTCTTTTCTCCGATCTACCCCACCTAACTTCCCCGCCGCAGCGGGAAGGAACATCTCACTACTCATATCTAATATCCTAATGCCCCTGCGCTTGTCCCGCTCCTCTCGGGATTCGAATATCTTCTACCATCTCCTGTACCGTTTCAGGTGGAGCCGGTGTTACCCTGGACACTACAAAGCTCACCAGAAAGTTCAGCGCCATCCCAATAGAGCCGATGCCTTCTGGAGAAATGCCAAACCACCAATGCTCTGGCGCGAGACTTTCGGCAGGAATACCAAACAGGTCAGTCCCAAACTTGAAGTAGATGATATAAGAAAGCGTAAATACCAACCCCACCAGCATGCCGGCAATGGCTCCTTCTTTGTTCATACGCTTGGAGAAGATCCCCATGATGATCACCGGAAAGAAAGATGCCGCGGCCAATCCAAAAGCAAAAGCCACCACTTCGGCCACAAATCCCGGAGGGTTAACACCGAAATACCCCGCTACCACTACTGCCACTGCTGCTGCCAATCGGGCTATCAACAATTCCTGTTTATCAGAAATCCCAGGATTAAAGTTTTTGACCAGATCCCTGGAGACAGAGGTCGAAATGACCAATAATAAGCCGGCCGCCGTGGAAAGTGCCGCGGCCATCCCTCCGGCTGCCACAAGTCCAACCACCCAATTGGGCAGTTGGGCGATCTCCGGATTGGCCAGTACCATGATATCCTTATCGATGGTAAATTCATTCCTGTCTGGATCCGCTACATATTGTACCACACCATCCTGGTTTTTGTCATTGATCTTGATCAGCTGGGTCTGCTGCCAATTGGTCACCCACTCTGGTAAATCGTCAATTTGCTTTTCAGAAACGGATTCTATGGCATTATAAATACCAAATGCAGAAACAGCCGGTGCTGTGGTATAAAGAATGGCTATAAATCCCAACGCATATCCTGCGGAAAGTCGCGCGTCTTTCACCCTTGGTACCGTAAAGAATCGAACGATTACATGTGGCAAACCTGCAGTCCCCACCATCAAGGCCAAGGTGATCGCAAACATGTCCCCCATAGATTTTTTCCCACTTGTATATGCATTAAAGCCCAGATCTGTTAACACCCCATCCAGTTTATCCAGCAAATATGTTCCATCCTCCACTGTCCCTCCCAGGCCAAGCTGTGGAATAGGATTACTGGTCAATTGCATGGAGATAAAAATAGCGGGCACCATAAAAGCAAAGATCAGCACACAATACTGGGCCACCTGGGTGTAGGTAATCCCTTTCATCCCTCCCAAAACGGCATAAAAGAACACGATGCACATACCGATGATCACCCCGGTATTAATGTCCACTTCCAGGTAGCGGGAGAAGACGATCCCGACCCCGCGCATCTGCCCGGCCACATAGGTAAACGAAATAAATATAGCACAGAAAACGGCCACCACGCGGGCTTTATTGGAATAATAGCGATCCCCAACAAAATCAGGAACGGTGAATTTCCCAAATTTTCGCAGATAAGGAGCCAGCAGAAGTGCCAGCAATACGTAACCTCCTGTCCAGCCCATCAGATAAACGGAACCGTCATAGCCCATAAAGGAAATCAGTCCGGCCATGGAAATAAAGGAAGCCGCAGACATCCAGTCTGCGCCTGTTGCCATGCCATTTGCCAATGGAGAAACCCCTCCACCGGCCACATAGAATTCTTTGGTAGAACCTGCCCGGCTCCAGATCGCAATGCCAATGTACAGGGCAAAAGAAAGCCCTACAAGTATATAAGTCCAAGTTAAAATATCCATTGTTTAGAAGGTTGTGGTTATAAAAAACAGTAAAAATTATTCGTGCACATCAAATTCCCGATCCAGCTTGTTCAACAGTCGGACATACACAAAAACCAGGATCACAAAAACATAAATGGATCCTTGCTGCGCAAACCAAAAGCCCAGCTTAAAACCTCCTAGCTGAACTTTATTTAATACATCTACGAGCAAAATACCACATCCAAAGGAAACGGTAAACCAAACAGCCAGAAGGGAAAGCAAAATTTTTATATTTCTCCTCCAATAGGCCTTCATCTTTTCTTGTTGACTCATGTCAGGCATTGATTATTATGGGTTATAATGTTGAATATACGTGGTCAAATCAGAAAATAAGCGGAGCAATGTTCACCTCTTCCATCCTCTAATAAATTGAACCGATTCTTTTCAGCTTATTAATTAACGACAAAAAGCCTGATAATCCAGTTGAATCCAAAAGATTTTTTCGCCAAACCATCACACTACAGCACACTCGACAGCCCTCCGTCAGCAGCTTAGTGTAGCACTTTTCCGCTTGAATGCGTATTGATTCTTTATACCATCCAATCATATTCTGATGATAAATATCAATGTGAAATTAAGGGTTATTTCCATTTTTATGGTGGCAACAGATCTGCTAATACATTTTCGGCTCAAAACGTAGCGAAATCAGGATGGACTTTCCAATTCGCCTTGTTTTCCCTTATCTTTGGGCTGGACCAGGAAAAGAGACATGTTAAAGAAAGAGCGTTACGAAGCATTTATTGACCATTTTTCCACGCACATGCCCACTGCAGAGACGGAACTGCAGTATGAAACGCCGTTTCAGTTATTAACAGCAGTCATCTTAAGTGCCCAATGTACCGATAAGCGCATCAATATGGTCACACCAGCTATTTTCAGGGACTTCCCGACTCCTGAGCATTTGGCTGCATCGCATTTTGACGAGCTTTTCCCTTATATCAAATCGGTTTCTTACCCCAACAACAAAACCAAGCACCTGCTGGGCATGGCCAAAATGTTGGTGGAGGATTTTAACAGTGAGATTCCAGATACGGTCAAAGAGCTGATCAAACTCCCTGGGGTGGGCAGAAAGACGGCCAATGTCATCACATCAGTGGTCTGGAACCAGCCCAATATGGCGGTGGACACCCATGTTTTCCGCGTTTCCAAACGCCTTGGACTAGTGCCTCAGAATGCTAAAACACCCCTTGAGGTAGAAAAACAGCTGATCAAGCATATCCCCAAAGAACACATCCATGTGGCCCATCACTGGCTGATCCTGCACGGCCGCTATGTCTGCCTGGCCAGAAGTCCAAAGTGTACCGAATGTGAGATCACGCACTTTTGCCGGTATTTTGAAAAAAACCAAGCCAAAATAGAATCCGGGAAAGAGTTACTTCCCAAAAGAAAATAGCCATGTGCGGGATCAACCTGGCAATGAACTTTTCCAAAGATGGGGAAACCGCCATTCAGCAAATGATGCAGGCCACCGCACACCGTGGACCAGATCATTCCGCCTGGTGCAGGATCAACGATCAGTTATTCGTGGCAGGAAACCGTCTGAAGACCGTTGACCTGGGTGATTGGTCCAACCAGCCTGTGCAAATCGATGACGGGGCATTTACACTCGTGTGGAACGGGGCCATTTACAATTCCGACGAACTCCGGAATGAACTTTTGAAGAAGGGAGTCGTTTTCGAAAGCCGCTCCGACAGTGAAGTCCTGCTTCGATGGCTAAAAATGCATGGGACTTCAGGCATAAGATCCCTTCAGGGGATGTACGCATTGGTTTTTATCCATAAAGAAAATAAAGAAGTCATCATCGCCAGAGACCCACATGGTAAAAAACCACTGTATTACTTTCACCAAAACACCCGTTGGCTCCTTTCATCGGAAGCACGCAGCATCATTTCTTCCGGGCTTATCCCAAAGCGGCTGGACAAAGCCCAATTGTTGCCCTATTTTTACTCCAGGCACAGCTTTCCGGACAAAAGTTTCTTCCAGCAAATCCAGCAAGTATTTCCCGGGAAAGTAATTCAGCTGGATTTTGAGGGAAATATTACGCGTGAGCACTGCACTGAAATCCCCACACAGAGCCAAAAGCTCCCTGACAAAAACCGCTTCCGGTCCCTTATAACCGATGCAGTATTGAAGCATTTTCAGGCGGATGTACCAGTGGGTATTTTACTGAGCGGTGGTGCAGACAGTAGTTTGCTTCTGCAATGCTGGGCACAGGAAACAGATATCCCACTACATACGTTTACGATAGGTTTTGAGCAGAAGTACCTGAAAAAATATCCTGATCCGGTCTATGCACGTAACGTCTCCGAAAAATACCGCTGTGCCCACCATGAAGTTCTCATCACCCCAGAACTTTTACTTCAGCAGTTGCCCGATTACATCGCATCGCTAGACCAGCCAGTGGGTGACAGTGCGAGTTTCCTCAGCTGGATGATTGCCAAAGAAGCCAAACAGCATGTCCGCATCCTCATCAGCGGTGCTGGTGCAGACGAGCTGTTCAGCGGGTATAACCGACACGAAGCATTTAAACACTATCTGCAGCACAAAGCACTTGCTCTAAAAGTAGCCAAATCCATCGGCAACCTTCCGTTCTCAGGCAGGCATTCCCGGAAATTGGGAAAGGGAATAAAAGAAGATGAAGCCACTACTTTCTTAAACTTCAGTTCACTAAACACTATTCCAGAAAATCACATTAGCGCATTCTCTGGCTACTATCCCAAAGGTTTCACGCCATACATGGCTGCCCTGGAGTGGGACCGCAGCTATTATCTGGTAAATGACGTACTCAAAATCCACGACAATGCCCTGATGGCCCATGGTGTGGAGGGCAGGGCTCCTTATTTGGACAGGGCATTGGTCAGCCTGAGCAAATCACTCAGCCAAGAACAGCACCTCTCCCTAAAGCCTAAAGAATGGATCAAGGCCCTCTTGGTTGATGGGGGACAAGCAAAGGTCGCTTCCCGCAAAAAAATGGGCTTTGGTTTACCCTTGCGGGAATGGCTTGAAGAAGACAAAACGCTCCAGTCTTTGGTTTTTCAAACGATCAAAACCTTTGCCCAAGAGCAACAGGGCACTATTCCTGAAGAAATGCTTACCTTGGCACTCGAACCAGGCAAAAACCTGAAGGCCCATTTTCTGGAAATCTGGAACCTGTATATCCTCGCCGCCTGGTGTAAGTATCATAAACTATGAGAATCATCTACATCCATCAATACTTCGTCACCCCAGAAGAAGGCGGGGCAGTTCGCTCATATCACCTGGCCAAAGGGATGGTAGAAGCCGGCATGGACGTGGAGATGATCACCGCCCACAATGAAGGGCGATATAAGCTGAAAGAGGTCGATGGCATAAACGTCCATTACCTTCCTGTCCCTTATGACAATTGTTTTGGTTTTTACCACCGCATCTGGGCATTCTATAAGTTTGTACAGCATGCAAAAAAACTGATAAAACAGCTTCAGCGTCCTGATCTGCTGTATATCACCTCTACACCACTGACCACTGGACTGATAGGATTATGGGCCAAAAGGAGCCTTCGACTACCCTACGTTTTTGAAGTACGGGACCTATGGCCGGAAGCCCCCATCCAGGTAGGAATGATCAGAAATTCGTTTTTGAAGAAAGCACTTTACCGGCTGGAGAAAAATATCTATGACCAAGCAATAAAGGTCATTGGACTATCTGAAGGGATCTGTGCATACATTTGCGACAAAGTCCCCAATCAAAAAGTAAGTTTGATTCCAAATTTTTCTGATGTGGATTTCTTCTCCCCATCCGCAAAAAAAAATCACGGCTTTCTGCATGAGATGGGCTGGAGCCCCGATCACCTGACTATCGCTTACACAGGGGCAGTGGGTGATGTAAATGCTGTGGACGAATTGGTATCACTTGCGGCACTATCGCAAATAAAACAGAAACCCTGGCAATTTGCAATCATGGGGAAAGGCAAGCAGCTGGATGCTATCAAAGCCAAATCATATCGTTTGGGACTAAAAAACCTCCGGTTTCTGCCTTTTGGGGATAAAGAGCAGGTCAAAAAACTGCTTAGCCACGCTGACGTGTCATTCGTTTCCTTTGACCATTTACCAGTACTGGAAACCAATAGTCCCAACAAATTCTTCGACGCCATCGCGATGGGCAATGCCATCCTGATCAACCACCGTGGGTGGATTTTGGAACTTGTAATGGCTCATGGGCTTGGACTGTTCTTCGATCACAAAAAACCACAACAGACACTGCTTGAACTGGAGAAATTAGAAAAGAATCCCGAGCTGTTGAGAGGCATGAAATTACGATCCAGGGAATTGGCAGTAAGTCGCTTTTCCGCACCAATTGCAGTCGAAAAACTGTTGAAATTCCTTGGGGACAGTCCACCTTTCTAAATATCTCTCCCCATGATCGATCTCTGTTTTAAGGAAACTATAACAGAAATTATCAATTAGCAGAATCGTTTTTTAAGCGCAAATTAAGTATATTAAAATACTGTCGTCCGACTAAATTTCACATACGCTGAAAAAGTAGGTTTAAACGAAAAGAGAAAAGATTTTTTCGATTTCCTAAAACTACCCCTTCCGCTGAAGGGCTGATCAGAAAGTCCCCCTTAAGGGGATTTAGGGGTAGGTTTTGACGAATTTCCTTCGAAAGGAAAATCTTTACTCGGACGCCAATGATATTAAAATACAAATACGCTGATTTTTAACCCGGTTTATCAATGTCGTTTAGTTAAGGATTTTTTTTAATTTTTGGGTAAGAAAAGGGAGCGTAGTTTTTTTGAAAGAAATCTGACAACGAAAAAGTCCTTTTCCTTTTCGGAGGACTTTTTAAAACTATTAAAAAACAATATAGAAAATGGATTGACACGAGACAGGTTCCGTACGACTAACAAAGCATTTGTTCGCCAGCGGTGTTTGGGGTTTACTGATCTTATCTACTTTATGTTAGGT from Echinicola soli encodes the following:
- a CDS encoding DUF4212 domain-containing protein, encoding MSQQEKMKAYWRRNIKILLSLLAVWFTVSFGCGILLVDVLNKVQLGGFKLGFWFAQQGSIYVFVILVFVYVRLLNKLDREFDVHE
- the asnB gene encoding asparagine synthase (glutamine-hydrolyzing), which codes for MCGINLAMNFSKDGETAIQQMMQATAHRGPDHSAWCRINDQLFVAGNRLKTVDLGDWSNQPVQIDDGAFTLVWNGAIYNSDELRNELLKKGVVFESRSDSEVLLRWLKMHGTSGIRSLQGMYALVFIHKENKEVIIARDPHGKKPLYYFHQNTRWLLSSEARSIISSGLIPKRLDKAQLLPYFYSRHSFPDKSFFQQIQQVFPGKVIQLDFEGNITREHCTEIPTQSQKLPDKNRFRSLITDAVLKHFQADVPVGILLSGGADSSLLLQCWAQETDIPLHTFTIGFEQKYLKKYPDPVYARNVSEKYRCAHHEVLITPELLLQQLPDYIASLDQPVGDSASFLSWMIAKEAKQHVRILISGAGADELFSGYNRHEAFKHYLQHKALALKVAKSIGNLPFSGRHSRKLGKGIKEDEATTFLNFSSLNTIPENHISAFSGYYPKGFTPYMAALEWDRSYYLVNDVLKIHDNALMAHGVEGRAPYLDRALVSLSKSLSQEQHLSLKPKEWIKALLVDGGQAKVASRKKMGFGLPLREWLEEDKTLQSLVFQTIKTFAQEQQGTIPEEMLTLALEPGKNLKAHFLEIWNLYILAAWCKYHKL
- a CDS encoding glycosyltransferase family 4 protein, translated to MRIIYIHQYFVTPEEGGAVRSYHLAKGMVEAGMDVEMITAHNEGRYKLKEVDGINVHYLPVPYDNCFGFYHRIWAFYKFVQHAKKLIKQLQRPDLLYITSTPLTTGLIGLWAKRSLRLPYVFEVRDLWPEAPIQVGMIRNSFLKKALYRLEKNIYDQAIKVIGLSEGICAYICDKVPNQKVSLIPNFSDVDFFSPSAKKNHGFLHEMGWSPDHLTIAYTGAVGDVNAVDELVSLAALSQIKQKPWQFAIMGKGKQLDAIKAKSYRLGLKNLRFLPFGDKEQVKKLLSHADVSFVSFDHLPVLETNSPNKFFDAIAMGNAILINHRGWILELVMAHGLGLFFDHKKPQQTLLELEKLEKNPELLRGMKLRSRELAVSRFSAPIAVEKLLKFLGDSPPF
- the acs gene encoding acetate--CoA ligase; the protein is MSDRIHTLSGYFHEYQKSVTEPESFWARIADSFHWKKRWDKVLDWNFEGPDVKWFVNGKVNITENILERHLFVMGDRPAIIWEPNDPNEEGRTLTYRQLYHEVCKFSNALKSKGIGKGDKVIIYMPMVPEAAIAMLACARIGAVHSVVFAGFSSNALSDRINDCEAKAVLTSDGNFRGTKKIAVKAVVDEALERTSTVETVMVYQRTKQDINMVEGRDIWWHDAIKEQPDTNEAEVMDSEDMLFILYTSGSTGKPKGVVHTTGGYMVYSKYTFENVFQYSPGDVYWCTADIGWITGHSYIVYGPLLAGATSIMFEGVPTYPDAGRFWAIVDKYKVNQFYTAPTAIRALEAHGTKPIEPYKLDSLKVLGSVGEPINEEAWHWYHTHIGKNRCPIVDTWWQTETGGIMVSPLAGVTPTKPAYATLPLPGVQLEIVDPEGKVLKGNSVEGNLCIKFPWPGMIRTTYGDHERCKQTYFSAYPGMYFTGDGVKRDHDGYYRILGRVDDVINVSGHRMGTAEVENAINEHPKVIESAVVGYPHEVKGQGIYAYVICDMKNRTEENLKGEIKDTISKIIGPIAKPDKIQIVSGLPKTRSGKIMRRILRKVAEGSFDNMGDTSTLLDPSVVEDIIKGRVE
- the nth gene encoding endonuclease III: MLKKERYEAFIDHFSTHMPTAETELQYETPFQLLTAVILSAQCTDKRINMVTPAIFRDFPTPEHLAASHFDELFPYIKSVSYPNNKTKHLLGMAKMLVEDFNSEIPDTVKELIKLPGVGRKTANVITSVVWNQPNMAVDTHVFRVSKRLGLVPQNAKTPLEVEKQLIKHIPKEHIHVAHHWLILHGRYVCLARSPKCTECEITHFCRYFEKNQAKIESGKELLPKRK
- a CDS encoding sodium:solute symporter family protein encodes the protein MDILTWTYILVGLSFALYIGIAIWSRAGSTKEFYVAGGGVSPLANGMATGADWMSAASFISMAGLISFMGYDGSVYLMGWTGGYVLLALLLAPYLRKFGKFTVPDFVGDRYYSNKARVVAVFCAIFISFTYVAGQMRGVGIVFSRYLEVDINTGVIIGMCIVFFYAVLGGMKGITYTQVAQYCVLIFAFMVPAIFISMQLTSNPIPQLGLGGTVEDGTYLLDKLDGVLTDLGFNAYTSGKKSMGDMFAITLALMVGTAGLPHVIVRFFTVPRVKDARLSAGYALGFIAILYTTAPAVSAFGIYNAIESVSEKQIDDLPEWVTNWQQTQLIKINDKNQDGVVQYVADPDRNEFTIDKDIMVLANPEIAQLPNWVVGLVAAGGMAAALSTAAGLLLVISTSVSRDLVKNFNPGISDKQELLIARLAAAVAVVVAGYFGVNPPGFVAEVVAFAFGLAAASFFPVIIMGIFSKRMNKEGAIAGMLVGLVFTLSYIIYFKFGTDLFGIPAESLAPEHWWFGISPEGIGSIGMALNFLVSFVVSRVTPAPPETVQEMVEDIRIPRGAGQAQGH